The nucleotide window CTCGTTACAATCTTGGCGGGCGGCCAGGTGTTTCCCCCGCTCTCCTACTGCTCTCCTTGACATTTGAGCTTTGCAAAAACATGTAGGTTGCGCCTGAAACGCCTCCACGGCCCTCGACTTTAGCACATTTCTACTGTGATTCTATCACCTACTGCTGTTGCCCTTACCTCTCTTTACTTCCACAGGTTCACGTAATTCATCATGGAGACTCGTCCTACTTGGGATTGGTCCTCGGTTGGAGGTAATTCTGCTCGACAGCCTGAACCAGAGCCACGTGCATCGACACCGGAGCCTACAACGCGATGGGCATCTGCTCCAAAGCCCGATACTACGTCTAACCAGGAGTCTCGAAGCGCGCCGAGACAGAGGCGCTACGGCCCACGCACATGTCGCATATGTCTCGACACTGAAGAGCCCAGGTTTCCTGAACAGTCAACAACGTTTGGTATTCCTACAGGTTCATCTCGACCTACATACGTCTCTGACGATCCCGAACTGGGAAGGTTGCTATCACCATGCAAGTGTAAAGGTTCGCAGAAATATGTTCATGAAGGATGCCTCAGCGCCTGGAGACTCGCAAACCCCATGGAAGCAAGGAACTACTGGCAGTGCCCGACTTGCAAGTTTACGTATCGCATTTCTCGACTCCACTGGGGCTCCGTTTTGAGCAGCAAGTGGGCGCAGGTTGCTTTGACCGTCTGGTTCTGTATACTGAGCATTTTTGTCCTCGGATTTATTGCAGATCCCCTCTTTGATCTTTGGTCCGACCCAATTGGAACAATCGGCGAGACTGTCACAAGCGTGGTCACAGATATCGAAGCCTTGAGACAACCTCCACCACAATTACCAACCTCTTGGTTTGAGCACTTCGTCAagggcttcttctccctgGGAATTGTCGGTCTATTTAAGACGATGCTTACTGTATCTCCATTCAGTTGGTGGCAGATCCGAAGCAGCGGCGTGGcaggtggtggtggcagGAGAGGAGGCACTGGCCGAAACCGTGTCGagaacatcaacctcatttTTGTACTCATTGGCGCATTCACGTTCCTTGTGGGCATCTGGAAATTTGTTCAGAAGCTGAGTGCTCGCGTGCTCAAGAATGTGAGCGACAGGGTTGTTGACGTcggtgaagacgacgacgaagatgaagatatcgGCGATGGACCGAATCAAGGAAGTAAGAAAGATCAATGAAGCTAAGAAGCTTTTGTTCTCAAGCAGTTTTTTGTTCCCACAGCCCCAATGCTTTACACCGTGTATGTATCTGCACACTCTTAAGTTGCCTAGATCTTGCTCTTCCCTGTCAAGTCAACTAGTCTGTGTGCAAAGATTTACGCTCTGCTGCGCCTTGGGCGAGAACCGTTTTGGCTCTTTGCTCGCTGGTCAGTATGAGATTATCAACCTTCATTCACGCATCGTGATGCTTTCGGGCGTTCATAACGGTGTGAGGCATCTGCTGGGTACACTACCCTCGTACAGAAGCAGTGAGCAGATTGTCGGATGTTGGTTGATACATGCctgtattattatatatcaCGAAGAAACAAGACCTCTACTGTGGTCGATATAATCAATTATTGTCTCTTTCATCACCATGCTAAGTGTTCTCTTGTCAGTGTCAATTCCGTTTTACCCTACTCATAAGTAGAACACACATATCCTTTCCAACATCTCGAGATAACAATCGGCAACGAAGACTAAACTTTAGCTTCTACACTGCGGCTAAAATAATGGTCTGATCGGGGAAATGACAGCTTATATTTAGTTCACCTCAATACGGATTCATCGTATTGTCAGCGCATGTTTCTCGGCCTTATCATGTCTTATAAGTCGGACTTTTATGGCCCCGACACCGAGATGACGTTGGAATTTGGTGTTCTGAATGAATGGACCCCTGCCATTGAAATACGGGTAGGGTAGCCCAGCATTGGATGTGGGCCAGGGCCTCATGAAATTCAGCCGCTCCAAAAAGCCATCTATCATCAACCAAGTGCGCCGACCATGACTTTCTGATTAGCTCCTCCATTTGCTGCGGAACAGACTGTTCGCCCTCGCTCGCTTCTTTGATCCTTGCTGCGATCACGTTTCCTCTTTTGATTTCGGTATTAACGGCTGCCCGCTCTGGCAGTTACACAAGAACCTGTTCTCCCTTCGCGAAACGGACGATCTACAAACGCCTAGTCCACGGGGTTGCTTTAACTGCTTCCAAGTCCAGGAGGCTATTCTGACCTCATTCGCGAAtcatattatactatatccgGCGTGGTTCGATTGAGCAATCGCCCAAGATGCACTTCGCATACCCCCCTCGCAAGAACTCCAACCCACCACCTTTCAAGCAGCGCTCGTCGCAAATACCGCCAATTCTGCGCCGGATCCGCAAAAGAACAGCGCTTTTACTTCTCCTCGGAGCTATTGGATTTATATTTTTCCTCTTTGGACTAAAAGGCGAAACGCCGTACCGCGAGCATGTTCCGTCAGGCAATCCCCCCGCTGTCGTTGTGACTGTCTTGGACACTACACAGTACAACGAAGCCTATTTAGAATCGATTCGACACAACCGAGAGCAATATGCGTCAAGAAACGGTAAGGCAGCTTCGGAAGGCTTGTTTATGGATGAGGCTGACATGCTATAGGATATGAAGCCATGATTGTACGAGTATCTGACTATGATACTGGCAAATCCCCACGATCATGGGCCAAGATTATCGCGATGCGCCATGCGCTGTCAAAATACCCCGATGCCACTTATGTCTGGTACCTCGATCAGAACGCTTACATTATggagctcgacaagaagctAGAGGAGCAGGTGGTGAATCCGGCGAAACTAGAAAGCCTAATGATTAAGGACTGGTCTATAGTGCCGCCggacagcatcatcaagacaTTCTCTCACCTCAAGGGTGAAGATGCAGGCCTTGTCATCAGCCAAGACGAAGTAGGGCTGGTAACTAACAGTTACATCCTCAAGAATGGCGAATGGGCCAAGTTCTTTATCGAGACATGGATGGACCCTCTGTATCAGAGCTACAACTTCCAAAAAGCCGAGCGACATGCGCTTGTAAGTTTTATCCTGAGTTCATCTGCCGGGAAACGTGACCTAACCTCGTAAAGGAACATATTGTCCAATGGCACCCTACCATTCTCTCCAAGCTTGCGCTCATCCCCCAGCGCACGTTTGCCTCTTACGGCCGCAACAAGGAAGGCAATGCGTACCGTGACGGGGACTTTGTCACCCTCTTGGTCGACTGCACAGTTACAGGCCCGACATCATGTGACAAGCAATCGCATTTCTACCTACAACAGCTGAAGAACAAGTTTGGCGATGCCAGCGTGAAGAAGCTGCAATGAGCATAATGAACACGATATTTGAGTGAGGTCATTGGGCGTTTTGTGATAGACTTGGAGGGCTTTTATAGGATTGGAGATGGAAAAGCCCATAGGCTTTTTTCTTGGCGTTAGTTGGTCACTATTGGTGAATTTAGCTTATGTGAATCTGGGCATGTTTTATCTGCATGGATATCAATACGTTGAGAGCTTTTAGTCTTGAGGTCTTACGGTTGACCTTTTATCTCATTACAAAATTCACCATCATTTCCCTTTGAAGTCAAACTGCGATCTGGAGAAACTGTGATGAGATAGATGGTGAATATACTTTGTATAGCAAAAGCACTAAACGTATGCTGCTTTCCGAGGTCAGGATTGGGAACCTTGAAGTAATAATCTATCAAGTCTCATCTCGTCTAATTCGAATGGTATGACGACAAGCTTGGTTAGAGAGTTTATGTTCTGATTCTAGAACGTGCCGCAGTTGAATCACCTTAAAGCTGGGACCTCTTCAGTGGGATCTACAAGGGTAAgttctcatcagcctcactCAAAGGAACACAGATCAACCAGTTTTACAAGATATGCTTCATGAGGGAAATAGTACCGAGTGCGAGTGCGAGTGTGAGCGTAAGTCTGCTTTGTTTCATTCGTCGCTTGACTGGGTGATAACCATAGGAACCCGCGGGGTATCGTCCACCGGCAGTTGAAGCTCTTTCATTAGGTAGTTATCCGAGCTAGACATGAATATCCATGCAGTATCGAGAATCGGATCCCGAATAGACTTTGTATCTCGAGTATCAAAGCTCTTGATGAAACCCTCGCCCCACGATCCGGGCCAAATATTCCACTCTGCCGACCGAATGCGAAATCTCCAGACTCGAAGAGCCGTATCTCGCAGCGGGGTTATAGCCCAAAAAAGGTAGTTGATCACAAACAATTGACTTTGTGAACGAGACAATGGCTTCCAACTGCGACTGCTCATGTACAATTACGGCGTCAACAGGGATCCTTCGGCCCACGATCCGTTTCAGTGGAGAGTCGGACGCCTTGAAAGGGTTCAAGCGCTATAAATTTAGGGGCTAAGGGCTAACGGTAAGGGTTCCCGCGGAGCCCGCGTCCCCGCCAAGCATGTGACGG belongs to Fusarium musae strain F31 chromosome 9, whole genome shotgun sequence and includes:
- a CDS encoding hypothetical protein (EggNog:ENOG41) encodes the protein METRPTWDWSSVGGNSARQPEPEPRASTPEPTTRWASAPKPDTTSNQESRSAPRQRRYGPRTCRICLDTEEPRFPEQSTTFGIPTGSSRPTYVSDDPELGRLLSPCKCKGSQKYVHEGCLSAWRLANPMEARNYWQCPTCKFTYRISRLHWGSVLSSKWAQVALTVWFCILSIFVLGFIADPLFDLWSDPIGTIGETVTSVVTDIEALRQPPPQLPTSWFEHFVKGFFSLGIVGLFKTMLTVSPFSWWQIRSSGVAGGGGRRGGTGRNRVENINLIFVLIGAFTFLVGIWKFVQKLSARVLKNVSDRVVDVGEDDDEDEDIGDGPNQGSKKDQ
- a CDS encoding hypothetical protein (EggNog:ENOG41~CAZy:GT34), giving the protein MHFAYPPRKNSNPPPFKQRSSQIPPILRRIRKRTALLLLLGAIGFIFFLFGLKGETPYREHVPSGNPPAVVVTVLDTTQYNEAYLESIRHNREQYASRNGYEAMIVRVSDYDTGKSPRSWAKIIAMRHALSKYPDATYVWYLDQNAYIMELDKKLEEQVVNPAKLESLMIKDWSIVPPDSIIKTFSHLKGEDAGLVISQDEVGLVTNSYILKNGEWAKFFIETWMDPLYQSYNFQKAERHALEHIVQWHPTILSKLALIPQRTFASYGRNKEGNAYRDGDFVTLLVDCTVTGPTSCDKQSHFYLQQLKNKFGDASVKKLQ